The sequence below is a genomic window from Vibrio spartinae.
CAACAATGCCCAGACCTGTGTAAGACCGGCAACGTGCAATGATGTCGCTGAAGGCTGAGCATCAACAGTAACCGTCGCACGCTGACGCGCCAGACTGACACAATCTCCCACCATCGTGGTACCGATTGACAAATCAGTCTTCAACGGTTCCTGAATAACTGAGGCGTCACAACAGGCCAGTGCCGTCGGGTTGGTCATGACACATCCCATCGTTAATGTATTCGGTCCCAGCTTCGCTCCGACTTTCATGTCGTAGTGGCTCCGAACATTTTTAGCATTGTCGATCGCTGATCGAATCTGTTGATACATAGCGTCGGATAAGAAAGATGCCTGACCGGACGCCAAATTCTTATTTGCCCATGCAGTCACCTCAAAACGACCCGGCTTCAATGGTGGAGATGCTTCAAACCATTCGGTTAATTCGGTACTGACACCCAAAGCAGCCAGTGCAGATTCAACACCACCCCGGGTTCCTTTATACATGTGTATCGTTAACGCCTTGGCGCAAGCGCTTCGCTTAATGGATTCATCCCAATCATCATTCCAGTCATCGACACTTAATTCCCAGGCCAGATATGGCAACAAATCCAAACGACATTCCCGGGGATTGAGGAAATCTTGAATATCCCGTTCGATCAGTTGTATTTCTTCCCAGAAAATTTGTTCAAGAACGCGTTCAAGCCGACTGGCTGAAGGGGGCAACTGGCTGACAAATGATGACATACTATTCACCTTTCCTGCGAACGACGATCCCGGTGCAGAACGGTGCCTGAGATTTATTACATACAATTTTGCTCTGAGGTTCGATCAGATTGACATCAATGACCGGCTGAAAAACAGCATCACCGTCCACATCCTTGATATGTATTGCTCCGGAGAGAGCAGATAAAGACACGGTCCCGCCAAGAATATGAGTCTGACTGACAAGTTCCGTCAGACGTTTTTCAGCTTCGGCAATCGTCTGTTCTTCTCCGGGACCGGACAACATTTCTAATTCAGCTTCAATTCGATATGGGATGATCGTGGCAGGGAAAACCGTATATTTATCACTGAGCGGGCGTTTCATGGCCTGACTGACATATTCATAAACCGTACGACACAGTTCATCGGATGCAGCACCGTTGCCATTCCTGCTTAGGATATATTGATTGACAATGACCTCTTCCGGGCTATCAACACTGGTATCCAATACGTTTTCATCAGCATTCAGCGCATGGAATAGATAAGCGCCTTCAGCGCCTGCGGTGGAAAATCCTTCCGGAGCCATCTGTACCCGGCGTCGGAACTGTTCATCAGTTTCCGAATCATATTTTTCAACCGGTCTCAGAGCCCCCAACTGTTGCAAATTATTCCCCGTTGAAAATGCCACCATGTTACCTAAAGAGATATCCTGGAATTCTTGACGTGCCCGGGTGACTTCTTCGGCCATTGATGAAAACGCAAAATAAAGCGGGTCTCCGGGTTTCGGCGAATCAACTTGCTGAAGCTCAGCGTACCGATTCAACATCCGGGTTCTGACTGATACCGCATCCAACTGCTGAACGATTTCCGGAGCCGGCAACTGAGATAAATCAATCTGACTCACAGACTCAGCCCCGAGATTTCTTCAATATGACCATCAAACAGTAATTTGACTTCAATCGATAATGTCACGGCATTATCTCCCCTTATCAGCCAGGTTTTGACCAGTTGTATCTCGTCAGTAAAACCGTTAGGAGGGTGAGCAATCATATCGGCAACATCGGCGTAGATATCAATTTCCTGTGCCCGGGTTATTTTTTTATCGATGCGATAGGGAAGATTGGAGCCATAATCACGACCCAGCGGCAACGAAACACGGCGGGTCTGCATACAGCGCTTTAAACGTTGTCTCAGCTCCGTAATCCCCGTGATGATCTGACCTGTATGTTCGTCAATACCCGTTGCCATAACCTGTTACCTCATTACTGCTTCTGATTCGGAACACTGGTTTTTGGATCGCCATGGAAATGATCATGGCGATTGAATATCTCCCGGTCATCGGCCATCGAACGGACACTGTCGGAAATATTATTGGCCGCCGAAATACTAGCGCCTGAAGAGATATTCCCCGTTGTCGTTTGCTTGCCCTGATGTTCTATGTCACCAATCAGAATGATTTTGGGGGAAGCCATGCGAATTTCCGTCTCTGCGTCAAGACTAACCTTCCCTTTGACCTGACCTGAAAGCTCATGATGCTTCATGTCGTACTGAAGCCAAGTTCCATCCGGAAACTCTCGATAAAATACATCCAGTTCATCCTTCGGCTGATCAAACGACTTCTGGTTGAGACTGGCGATAATCACACCGTTTTGAGTATTAAACTGTTTTAGAACCAACACCTGTTCGCCTTTTTGTAACGGTTCCCAGTCCCTCACTTTTCCGGCATGACCGACGTTGGCCGGGATCCAGTGGGTGTATAAGTCCGGCGTAAAGCGGACTCTGTAACGTAGTGGTTTCACCTGTACATCAATGATGATGCCAATCTGAATCATGTCCGATATCAAACGAACTAACTGCATCTGAGTAAATTCATTCATCTTTCAGATCCGACACAGGGAAATAGTCATCCTGATTGGGTAAACCAATATCCGGACGCTGACTGACATGAATGGTGTCAGGAAATTCAGCGGGACCGCCAGAGAGCCAGTCAATCTCCGCCCCCAAATCAAACGGCCCGGCCACACATTCACAAATAAACCAGCCGTCAGGCACTTCTTGCTGTTGAGACGTCATCACTCTCTGAATCGAAATATTACCCACAAGAGAAGAAGTACAGAAATCACGCCACTGCTTCAGGAATGTCAGTTCCCTCTGCTCTACATCCAGCCCTTGAGCATGGTGGCCACAATACACACGACCAATCACTAACAGATTGACATGAGTCGCGTAGGCGTTTCCGATCAGAGACTCGCCGGTATAAACCAATGTCAAAACACCCGGTTCCAGTTCACTGTTCTTATACGCACTTCTATCCTGCCAGTTGCGGGTCACGCTCCGCTCCGGATACTGCTGCTGAAACATCTGGATGATATTGTTCAGAATGACATTCAAATCCTGCATTATATTCCCCGGAGCCCTGCTGTATTTAATCCATGAATGACCGATGAGTGAAGAACCTTCGCGACCTTGTCTTCCGTTTCATCTGCGGCGCGATCGTAGAAATCATTTCCGACAGTTCCCTTACGGGCAATCGAGCGCGCCATGATAAAGGCCAGATCTCGCTGACTATGTTTCGGGTTATGGGGCTGAATCCGTTTCACCCGGATCCAATCCAGAATCGACCGGACCGGAGGTACACCTTGCGGTTGTGTATCGGTAACCACCATGCCGTTATAGTTCAGATGACTGGTAACCATCTGTTGCAGTTCTCCAACGGCATGCGCACGAATGGCGTGAGTCAGAGTAGTTTCCGATTTCGGGGCTTCTTCCTTAGCTGATCGGGAAACATACGCCCCGGCAGAGCGAAGCCCCTTTTGCAGATAAGTACCCAAGACTTCAGGAGCCTTCCGCAAGACGGCATCCAAGACCGAAGTATTGAGTTCAATGGTTAACTCACGCATCTTTCACCTGCCGTTCAAACTGTGACATCAGTTGTTCATGGACGGCGGCCGGTGTACCGTTCTTCGCTTCTCCGCCGATACTGTTGCGTACCGAAACGGTTTTATTCAACTGATGCACCGCAATATATTTAACCGCTTCAGCAATACAACGTAGCAACAATAGCGCTTCATCTTCCGAAGGAACCGAAATGGCTTCATTTTCAATTACCCGGTTCGCGTAATATGTGTAGGAAACCTCCCGGCCACAACGCATCAGAACCGAATCATCGGGAAACCGAGAAATCTGAATCAACCGATTTCCGTCATCTCCTTCAACCAAAGATAGTTTCGGTAAATGACGAGGATACCCGGCAGACCAGCAAGGTTGACTTCGCTGTTGTTTGCCGTATAGAACGGTACGAATACGCATGATATGAGCGGGGGCCGGATACAGAAACTGATTGGTCATCAGAGAAAATGTCGCCACTTTCACCGCAGGACGGTAACGGCTGAAGTCAGACAGAGCTATCTGAATGATCTGCTGTTCCATATTCCGTACCAGCTCAGCACTATCCATCAGGGCTGACTTGAGTTGTTCGATCAGAGTGGTTAACTGCATATCAGCTTCCCCGAATCGCGTAACCGGCCAACGCAAAAATAAGCCCTAAAATCGCCCAGATCAGATCCCGGTTATACTGAGTCTTCACATTGGTCCCTCCCTGATTCTGTTCAATCGGAAGCACTCTTTTTTCCAAGGACTCAATCTCTTTATCATGACGAGATACCAGAGATTCAAGATTATGATGTTTGGCCTGTAACTGAACCATCTGCCGCATCAGTTCTGTCTGTTGCTGCATACATTCCCGCATTTCATTGCGAAATGCGGCAAATTCTCCCCGGGAGATACCACGATCAGAAGTGTTACTTTCCATTAACTCCCCCGGCTAACTGTTTACCTTTAATCAAGCTCCCCTGAGAACTACCCAGCCAGTAGGCGATTCCTGTACTGAACGCGCCGAGTACCGTACCGGCAATCATGATCAAAACCTGAGAATAATTTTCGGGGACATCCCCGAAAAACAACGCCGCAAACATGCCGCCAACCATGACAGCCAGAATCAGCGTTAACGCCCAGGGCATCCAGTGATCTTTATGCTGCTTACGCGCATCTTGTGTATCTGCCAGCTTCGACTGTTCATACCCCAATAAAAGAGAGGTTTCCTGAAGTTTGATTTTCCGCAATTCAACCCGTTCGTCACTTTCCATCTGCTTTATTTTCAGTAATGCCTCAGGATGAGATTTCAGCTCGGCTTCGATCGCTTCAGGGGTGTGCTCAACCCCTAATTTATCGGCTATCAATGCGCCGACGCTGCTTCCGGCCGGTCCTGCAAGTAATCCGCCGACTAACGGCGCAGCAGAGGCGATCAGTGATTTAACGTTCTCCCACATCATGACGCCTCATTATTTGCTGCTGATACCTTCAATGCAGACAATGCCTGTTCGATCACCTGAGTTTTCATCTCATTATCGCCGGCAGCCAATAATTCAATCTGAAGCTCGCTTTCGTCTTTTCCTTCCAGCGTTTTTGCATACGCTTCAGGATCAAAATTACGTTCAGCTTCACGCACCGCCAGTTCATCCTGTAGCTCTTTCATGAGTGATTTACGTTGGTCACCGACTTGTTCCAACTCAACCAATCGGGAAACTTCCGCATCATTAAACTTGGAAACATAGGGCTTAATGTCATCAATTTTTCGGTTAAGCAATTCGGCAAAGATCTCGTCCTGAATTTTTCCTGCATCATGTAGATTAGGATTTTCAAATAAAATCACCGGTAAGCGCATCGCCTGAAGCGGCTGAACGACATCTGTCCCAAAATAACGTGGGGTCGTATTGAAATTGATATAGAGCACCTGCAATAGTCGATTGGTTTCCGGTGTTGCCGGAACGAATCGAGCATCAACTTCACGGGTTTCCCCCGGCAGAATGGAACGGCCACCGATATTCACGGCCTGATCTGATTGATTGGTAAAAGCGGTTGTAATAGACATGAAAACTACCCTCAAGACTTAGCAAAAAAGCCCCGTTTCCGGGGCAAAGGGGGTCAGACTTATCGGCCTGATGCGGAATAGAACAGAACACTGGTAAAGCGGTTGCGGATAGGAACAGGACAATGAATCGCGTTGTACTCTTCCCCGTAAGCCTCTTTACCACCTTTTAGCTGCCCGTTTTCATCCCGTGCTTCCTGCATTTCACTGAGCGTGTACGGTTTGACGATGGTATAAGTCAATGCACCACGCTGTCCCATGAGGATCCGTTCATCTCCCAGATGCGTCGCCGGGGCGTTTGTCGCATAAGCCGGCAACGACTTCACCGCTTCCAGATCACCCTGAGCATTGGTTTTTGAACCATCCCGCCGCATTGAAGCAACAAACTGTTCCGCATTGGTACAGGTATCATTCAGGGTATTCGACATCAGAAGGAAATCAGGCGTAATGAAGCGATCATCTTTCATGATTGCTTTGCGACGGCCGATCGCCTGAATCAGCTTGTTGTAATGCTTCTCGGGTGTTGTTCCATTCGGTACATCACTATCTACTTTCTGAATATTCGTCGC
It includes:
- a CDS encoding phage tail protein I, whose amino-acid sequence is MSSFVSQLPPSASRLERVLEQIFWEEIQLIERDIQDFLNPRECRLDLLPYLAWELSVDDWNDDWDESIKRSACAKALTIHMYKGTRGGVESALAALGVSTELTEWFEASPPLKPGRFEVTAWANKNLASGQASFLSDAMYQQIRSAIDNAKNVRSHYDMKVGAKLGPNTLTMGCVMTNPTALACCDASVIQEPLKTDLSIGTTMVGDCVSLARQRATVTVDAQPSATSLHVAGLTQVWALLKIRMEAAA
- a CDS encoding baseplate assembly protein, whose amino-acid sequence is MSQIDLSQLPAPEIVQQLDAVSVRTRMLNRYAELQQVDSPKPGDPLYFAFSSMAEEVTRARQEFQDISLGNMVAFSTGNNLQQLGALRPVEKYDSETDEQFRRRVQMAPEGFSTAGAEGAYLFHALNADENVLDTSVDSPEEVIVNQYILSRNGNGAASDELCRTVYEYVSQAMKRPLSDKYTVFPATIIPYRIEAELEMLSGPGEEQTIAEAEKRLTELVSQTHILGGTVSLSALSGAIHIKDVDGDAVFQPVIDVNLIEPQSKIVCNKSQAPFCTGIVVRRKGE
- a CDS encoding GPW/gp25 family protein; the protein is MATGIDEHTGQIITGITELRQRLKRCMQTRRVSLPLGRDYGSNLPYRIDKKITRAQEIDIYADVADMIAHPPNGFTDEIQLVKTWLIRGDNAVTLSIEVKLLFDGHIEEISGLSL
- a CDS encoding phage baseplate assembly protein V, which gives rise to MNEFTQMQLVRLISDMIQIGIIIDVQVKPLRYRVRFTPDLYTHWIPANVGHAGKVRDWEPLQKGEQVLVLKQFNTQNGVIIASLNQKSFDQPKDELDVFYREFPDGTWLQYDMKHHELSGQVKGKVSLDAETEIRMASPKIILIGDIEHQGKQTTTGNISSGASISAANNISDSVRSMADDREIFNRHDHFHGDPKTSVPNQKQ
- a CDS encoding chromosome partitioning protein ParA → MESNTSDRGISRGEFAAFRNEMRECMQQQTELMRQMVQLQAKHHNLESLVSRHDKEIESLEKRVLPIEQNQGGTNVKTQYNRDLIWAILGLIFALAGYAIRGS
- a CDS encoding ABC transporter ATPase; the protein is MSITTAFTNQSDQAVNIGGRSILPGETREVDARFVPATPETNRLLQVLYINFNTTPRYFGTDVVQPLQAMRLPVILFENPNLHDAGKIQDEIFAELLNRKIDDIKPYVSKFNDAEVSRLVELEQVGDQRKSLMKELQDELAVREAERNFDPEAYAKTLEGKDESELQIELLAAGDNEMKTQVIEQALSALKVSAANNEAS